A genomic segment from Arcobacter acticola encodes:
- a CDS encoding carbohydrate ABC transporter permease, giving the protein MTYKTKQKITHRLLVALAWLIAIVFFFPIFWMILTSFKTELQAIAVPPLFVFDFTFENYSLVNERSDYFHHAMNSIITSFGATLLSLIIAVPAAYSFAFSPTKNTKDVLLWMLSTKMLPAVGVLVPIYLMAQKFGLLDTKIVLIIIFALMNLPIIIWMLFSYFKDLPKDILEACSLDGANYLQEMRHIVLPLSWGGITSTGLLSIVLCWNKAFWSINLTSADAATLTALVASYSSPEGLFWAKLSAISTLACAPIVVFGWFCQKQLVQGLTFGAVK; this is encoded by the coding sequence ATGACTTATAAAACTAAACAAAAGATTACCCATAGATTACTAGTTGCATTAGCTTGGTTAATTGCAATTGTATTCTTTTTCCCAATATTTTGGATGATATTAACAAGTTTTAAAACAGAGTTACAAGCAATTGCTGTACCTCCGTTATTTGTATTTGATTTTACTTTTGAAAACTATTCATTAGTAAATGAAAGAAGTGATTATTTCCATCATGCAATGAACTCGATTATTACATCATTTGGTGCAACTTTATTATCACTAATAATTGCAGTTCCAGCAGCATACTCTTTTGCTTTTTCTCCTACGAAAAATACAAAAGATGTTTTACTATGGATGTTATCAACTAAGATGTTACCAGCTGTTGGAGTATTAGTTCCTATATATTTAATGGCACAAAAATTTGGTTTATTAGATACAAAAATAGTATTAATTATTATATTTGCACTTATGAATTTACCAATTATTATTTGGATGTTATTCTCATACTTTAAAGATTTACCAAAAGATATCTTAGAAGCTTGTAGTTTAGATGGTGCAAATTATCTTCAAGAGATGAGACATATTGTTTTACCATTATCTTGGGGTGGAATTACTTCAACTGGACTATTAAGTATTGTATTGTGTTGGAATAAAGCGTTTTGGTCTATAAATTTAACTTCAGCAGACGCAGCAACATTAACAGCACTAGTTGCTTCATATTCAAGTCCTGAAGGATTGTTCTGGGCTAAGTTATCAGCAATTTCAACATTGGCATGTGCTCCAATAGTAGTATTTGGTTGGTTCTGTCAAAAACAATTAGTACAAGGTTTAACCTTTGGTGCTGTTAAATAA
- a CDS encoding carbohydrate kinase family protein, whose translation MIICCGEALIDMIPTTLDSKETAFIPKIGGAILNTSICLGRLGANVGFLGAVSKDLFGEMIFEELNNSKVNTSFCIETSNNTTLAFAKIANGTTTYSFFDENSSNRTICLKDVVLDDSVVDTIYVGGISLMSEPNGTEIENFIAKESSKKIVFYDPNVRPNFIEDRSLFIQRFEKILSQSDIIKISEEDLEWLYPNGSFEEIYKQWLNLGLSIIVLTKGSEGAIIKTKNYEVTSRGEKVEVVDTIGAGDIFNGALLYSLSKHKSFSKKDLINIDKESLEESLKFANKVAAISVGRTGANPPFFNELDF comes from the coding sequence ATGATTATATGTTGTGGAGAAGCTTTAATAGACATGATACCTACTACTTTAGATAGTAAAGAAACTGCTTTTATTCCAAAAATAGGAGGAGCGATTTTAAATACTTCTATTTGTTTAGGAAGACTAGGAGCTAATGTTGGTTTTTTAGGAGCAGTTTCTAAAGATTTATTCGGAGAAATGATTTTTGAAGAGTTAAATAATTCAAAAGTTAATACTTCATTTTGTATTGAAACATCAAATAACACAACTTTAGCTTTTGCAAAAATTGCAAATGGAACTACAACATATAGTTTTTTTGATGAAAATAGTTCAAATAGAACTATTTGCTTAAAAGATGTTGTTTTAGATGATAGTGTAGTTGATACTATTTATGTTGGTGGAATATCATTGATGAGTGAACCAAATGGAACAGAAATTGAAAATTTCATTGCAAAAGAAAGCTCAAAGAAAATTGTTTTCTATGATCCAAATGTTAGACCTAATTTTATAGAAGATAGATCACTTTTTATACAAAGATTTGAAAAAATATTATCTCAAAGTGATATTATAAAGATATCTGAAGAAGATTTAGAATGGTTATATCCAAATGGTTCTTTTGAAGAAATATACAAACAGTGGCTAAATTTGGGTCTTAGTATTATCGTTCTTACAAAAGGAAGTGAAGGAGCTATTATAAAAACAAAGAATTATGAAGTAACTTCTCGTGGAGAAAAAGTTGAAGTGGTAGATACTATTGGTGCTGGAGATATCTTTAATGGTGCCTTATTATATTCACTATCTAAACACAAAAGTTTTTCAAAAAAAGATTTAATTAATATTGATAAAGAATCATTAGAAGAATCATTAAAATTTGCAAATAAAGTAGCTGCTATTAGTGTAGGTAGAACAGGTGCAAATCCTCCTTTTTTTAATGAGTTAGATTTTTAA
- a CDS encoding ABC transporter ATP-binding protein translates to MLGVELRNVVKAYEGHTIIQGANLQIKKGEFVVFVGPSGCGKSTLMRTIAGLEEITSGEILIHGEVINDTPPSKRGVAMVFQSYALYPHMNVYDNMSFSLKVAKVPKAEIDERVKKAATSLQMMNLLDRLPKNLSGGQRQRVAIGRAIIREPKVFLFDEPLSNLDANLRSNTRIEIAKLHKHLEATMLYVTHDQVEAMTLADRIVVLNAGVIQQFGSPDDLYKSPDNLFVAGFIGSPKMNFIETENSSEAQYIVNNIENRLDNRRNTVKTVGVRPEHFNLSTKENCKFTGVVDLVENLGEYMIYYVKLNNDEIITVKSDNPDHLAIGDTAYLNCDDSKFYFFDNEDKAIK, encoded by the coding sequence ATGTTAGGAGTTGAATTAAGAAATGTTGTAAAAGCTTATGAAGGTCATACAATAATTCAAGGTGCAAATTTACAAATTAAAAAAGGCGAATTCGTTGTTTTCGTAGGACCAAGTGGTTGTGGAAAATCAACATTAATGAGAACAATCGCTGGTTTAGAAGAAATTACAAGTGGTGAGATTTTAATTCATGGAGAAGTAATCAATGATACTCCTCCATCAAAAAGAGGAGTTGCAATGGTATTCCAATCATACGCACTTTATCCTCATATGAATGTTTATGACAATATGTCATTCTCTTTAAAAGTTGCAAAAGTACCAAAAGCAGAAATAGATGAGAGAGTTAAAAAAGCAGCAACTTCTTTACAAATGATGAATTTACTTGATAGATTACCAAAAAATTTATCAGGGGGTCAAAGACAAAGGGTAGCAATTGGACGTGCAATTATTCGAGAGCCAAAAGTGTTTTTATTTGATGAGCCATTATCAAATCTAGATGCAAACTTAAGATCTAATACAAGAATTGAAATTGCAAAATTACATAAACACCTAGAAGCTACTATGCTTTATGTAACACATGATCAGGTTGAAGCTATGACTTTAGCAGATAGAATTGTAGTATTAAACGCAGGGGTAATTCAACAATTTGGATCACCTGATGATTTATACAAAAGTCCAGATAATTTATTTGTTGCAGGTTTCATAGGAAGTCCTAAAATGAATTTTATTGAAACAGAGAATTCTTCTGAAGCTCAATATATAGTTAATAATATTGAAAATAGATTAGACAATAGAAGAAATACAGTTAAAACAGTTGGTGTTAGACCTGAACATTTCAACTTATCAACTAAAGAAAACTGTAAATTTACAGGGGTAGTTGATTTAGTTGAGAACTTAGGTGAGTATATGATTTATTATGTGAAACTTAATAATGATGAAATAATAACAGTTAAAAGTGATAATCCAGATCATCTTGCAATAGGTGATACGGCATATTTAAACTGTGATGACTCTAAATTTTACTTTTTTGACAATGAAGATAAGGCAATAAAATGA
- the zwf gene encoding glucose-6-phosphate dehydrogenase: MNEIKNSSDIIIFGAYGDLSFRKLIPALYHLFNDDYLDADSKIISVSRQKTSQEEHIKLTKEKLIEFIEPELFSEDAFEKFKKLLHAVYVDFSDNDTYKDLKKLLDKSTNEDRISYLSTSPSFFGDICKSLNHWGLIKPSSRVVLEKPIGRDLESAREINNQVLSYFTENQIYRIDHYLGKNTVQNILALRFANRIMMPLWDSTNIDHIQITVAESVGVEGRWGYYDQFGAMRDMIQNHLMQLLCLIAMEPPCSLDANSIRDEKVKVLRSLRPITRENVASNTVRAQYEKGSINGQPVPGYLEGDGVSESTTETFAALKVDIDNWRWNGVPFYIRSGKRMQKRNSEIVIQFKNVPHSIFQNNGEPVSSNRLVITLQPEESITLSLINKVPDLSKNMRLEEVDLELMTPCTLKRKNEAYERLLLDVIRSNPTLFMRLDEVESAWKWVDTILEAWEDNLVPMKKYTAGTNGPSASIQLVAKDGRDWHEE; the protein is encoded by the coding sequence ATGAATGAAATAAAAAATTCTTCTGACATCATAATTTTTGGAGCATATGGGGATCTTTCTTTTAGAAAATTAATCCCTGCTTTATATCATCTTTTTAATGATGATTATTTAGATGCTGATAGTAAAATCATATCAGTTTCGAGACAAAAAACAAGCCAAGAAGAGCATATAAAACTTACAAAAGAAAAATTAATCGAATTTATAGAACCAGAATTATTTAGTGAAGATGCATTTGAAAAGTTTAAAAAACTTTTACATGCGGTTTATGTAGATTTTAGCGATAACGATACTTACAAAGATTTAAAAAAATTATTAGATAAAAGTACGAATGAAGATAGAATTTCTTACTTATCTACATCGCCTAGTTTTTTTGGTGACATTTGTAAATCTTTAAATCATTGGGGTTTAATAAAACCAAGTAGTCGTGTTGTTTTAGAAAAACCAATTGGTAGAGATTTAGAATCTGCAAGAGAAATAAATAATCAGGTGTTAAGTTATTTTACTGAAAATCAAATCTATAGAATTGATCATTATTTAGGGAAAAATACTGTACAAAATATTTTAGCTCTTCGTTTTGCAAACAGAATTATGATGCCACTTTGGGATTCTACTAATATTGATCATATACAAATAACAGTTGCAGAAAGTGTGGGTGTTGAAGGTAGATGGGGATATTATGACCAATTTGGTGCAATGAGAGATATGATTCAAAATCATCTTATGCAACTACTTTGTTTAATTGCAATGGAACCACCATGTTCTTTAGATGCAAATAGTATTAGAGATGAAAAAGTAAAAGTTTTAAGATCTCTTAGACCAATTACTAGAGAAAACGTAGCTTCAAATACTGTTCGAGCTCAATATGAAAAAGGTTCAATAAATGGACAACCAGTTCCTGGATATTTAGAAGGTGATGGAGTATCTGAAAGTACAACAGAAACTTTTGCAGCTTTAAAAGTAGATATAGATAACTGGAGATGGAATGGCGTTCCTTTTTACATAAGAAGTGGAAAAAGAATGCAAAAAAGAAATTCTGAAATTGTTATTCAATTCAAAAATGTTCCCCATTCAATTTTTCAAAATAATGGAGAGCCCGTATCTTCAAATAGATTAGTAATTACACTTCAACCTGAAGAGAGTATTACATTAAGTTTAATTAATAAAGTTCCAGATTTAAGTAAAAATATGAGACTAGAAGAAGTTGATCTTGAATTAATGACTCCTTGTACATTAAAAAGAAAAAATGAAGCTTATGAAAGATTATTACTTGATGTTATAAGATCTAATCCTACTTTATTTATGAGACTTGATGAAGTTGAAAGTGCATGGAAATGGGTTGATACTATTCTTGAAGCTTGGGAAGATAATTTAGTTCCTATGAAAAAATATACAGCTGGAACAAATGGACCAAGTGCAAGTATTCAATTAGTTGCAAAAGATGGTAGGGATTGGCATGAAGAATAA
- a CDS encoding carbohydrate ABC transporter permease, which yields MKFELNKSTVMNLLKAPSIIVLFLWMIVPLSMTLYFSVIRYNLLSPMDNGFEGLGNYEFFMTDAAFMPAILNSLILVVSIIVVTIISGIILAVLIDRTFPGRGIVRVMLISPFFIMPTVNALLWKNMFMNPVYGMFAFFSNTFGLEPIDWMSDYPLVSIIIMLSWQWTPFALLIFMTALQSQDQEQKEAAELDGAGFFAKFYYLTLPHLSRSIAIVIMIEMIFHLSIFAEILITTGGGPGNDGTNLTYMIFTNALLNFDVGIASAGGVFAIILANIVAYFLIKQVGKSLMA from the coding sequence ATGAAATTTGAATTAAATAAAAGCACCGTTATGAACTTATTAAAAGCGCCTAGTATCATCGTTTTATTTTTATGGATGATAGTACCGCTTTCAATGACTTTGTATTTTTCGGTAATAAGGTATAACCTTTTAAGTCCTATGGATAATGGATTCGAAGGTTTAGGGAATTATGAATTTTTTATGACAGATGCTGCATTTATGCCAGCTATTTTAAATTCATTAATTTTAGTAGTGAGTATTATTGTTGTTACCATTATCTCGGGGATAATTTTAGCTGTTTTAATTGATAGAACATTCCCAGGTCGTGGAATAGTAAGAGTTATGCTTATTTCTCCATTCTTTATAATGCCTACAGTAAATGCTTTATTATGGAAAAATATGTTCATGAATCCAGTTTATGGGATGTTTGCATTTTTCTCTAATACTTTTGGATTAGAACCAATTGACTGGATGTCTGATTATCCATTGGTGTCAATTATTATAATGCTAAGTTGGCAATGGACTCCATTTGCATTATTGATTTTTATGACAGCTTTACAATCGCAAGATCAAGAGCAAAAAGAAGCAGCTGAATTAGATGGTGCTGGATTCTTTGCAAAGTTTTATTATTTAACTTTACCTCATTTATCAAGATCAATTGCAATTGTAATAATGATTGAAATGATATTCCATTTATCAATCTTTGCTGAGATTTTAATTACAACAGGTGGTGGACCAGGTAATGATGGTACTAACTTAACATATATGATTTTTACAAATGCTTTATTAAATTTTGATGTTGGAATTGCATCAGCTGGTGGTGTATTCGCAATCATATTAGCAAATATTGTAGCTTACTTCTTAATCAAGCAAGTTGGCAAAAGCTTAATGGCATAA
- a CDS encoding ABC transporter substrate-binding protein has translation MNVKKILKTSVVTAIASVCLNAGDLTIATVNNGHMVEMQKLSKVFEKENPGINLKWVVLEEGVLRQRVTTDIATKGGQFDIMTIGMYEAPMWGKKGWIEEMKFDAAYDEKDLLPAMVDGLSSDGKLYAAPFYGESSMLMYRKDLLEKAGMTITDNPTWEHISEVAKVIHNPDQGVYGICLRGKAGWGDNMALITTMANTFGAQWFDKDGRPQLNSAAWNNTMDYYVDLLTKYGPPGSSGNSFNEILALFNEGKCGMWIDATIAASFISDPAQSKVADKVAFAQSPVGVTSKGANWLWSWALAIPSSSKNVTDAQKFISWATSKEYIKLVGDTNGWGKVPTGTRKSTYENENFKKAAVFADAELKAILSAKPKDSTLMPTPFVGVQFVTIPEFQGIATSVGKDMSAALAGKISVKEALADSQETAERTMKRARYYK, from the coding sequence ATGAATGTTAAAAAGATACTAAAAACGAGTGTTGTTACTGCAATTGCTAGTGTATGTTTAAATGCTGGTGATTTAACTATTGCTACAGTTAATAATGGTCACATGGTAGAAATGCAAAAACTATCAAAAGTTTTTGAAAAAGAGAATCCAGGTATTAACCTTAAATGGGTTGTTTTAGAAGAAGGTGTTTTAAGACAAAGAGTTACAACTGATATTGCTACTAAAGGTGGTCAGTTTGATATTATGACTATTGGTATGTATGAAGCACCAATGTGGGGTAAAAAAGGTTGGATTGAAGAAATGAAGTTTGATGCAGCTTATGATGAAAAAGATCTTTTACCTGCAATGGTAGATGGATTATCATCTGATGGAAAACTTTATGCAGCACCATTTTATGGAGAAAGTTCTATGCTTATGTATAGAAAAGATTTACTTGAAAAAGCAGGTATGACTATTACTGATAATCCAACTTGGGAACATATTTCTGAAGTTGCAAAAGTAATACATAATCCAGATCAAGGAGTTTATGGTATTTGTTTAAGAGGAAAAGCAGGTTGGGGTGACAATATGGCATTGATTACTACAATGGCAAATACTTTTGGAGCACAATGGTTTGATAAAGATGGTAGACCGCAATTAAACTCAGCAGCATGGAATAATACAATGGATTACTATGTTGACTTATTAACTAAATATGGACCTCCAGGTTCAAGTGGAAATAGCTTTAATGAAATTTTAGCTTTATTTAATGAAGGTAAATGTGGTATGTGGATTGATGCAACAATTGCAGCATCATTTATTTCAGATCCAGCACAATCAAAAGTTGCTGACAAAGTTGCATTTGCACAATCTCCTGTTGGAGTTACAAGTAAAGGTGCAAACTGGTTATGGTCTTGGGCTTTAGCTATTCCTTCTAGTAGTAAAAATGTAACAGATGCACAAAAATTCATTTCTTGGGCAACTTCTAAAGAGTATATCAAATTAGTTGGTGATACTAATGGTTGGGGAAAAGTTCCTACAGGTACAAGAAAAAGTACTTATGAAAATGAAAACTTCAAAAAAGCAGCAGTTTTTGCAGATGCTGAGTTAAAAGCAATTTTATCAGCAAAACCAAAAGACTCAACTTTAATGCCTACTCCTTTTGTAGGTGTACAATTTGTTACTATTCCTGAATTTCAAGGAATTGCAACTTCTGTTGGAAAAGATATGAGTGCTGCATTAGCTGGAAAAATTTCAGTAAAAGAAGCATTAGCCGATTCTCAAGAAACAGCTGAAAGAACAATGAAAAGAGCAAGATATTATAAATAA
- a CDS encoding mannitol dehydrogenase family protein codes for MILNKNFLENKSFNKADYNYNQADLTAGIIHIGVGNFHRSHEAYYLDALFNKRKDLNYGIVGAGLREYDSFMRNDLLKQDCLTTVVSRDSETTSVRVLQSMIDFIEVDNKLLVESLINENIKIVSLTITEGGYYIDSYGNFNIQNEEIQADIKNPDSPNTAFGILIKALKIRKEKGLAPFTLLTCDNIAHNGDVLKNVVVKLSAAIDPALSEYIEKNVAFPNSMVDRITPTATDADRAFIQSEYGYIDNRPVFCEPFIQWIIEDNFCNGRPALEEVGVMFVEDIEAYELMKIRMLNGSHAAISSVSALLNIDYVHEALEHKTVKTFLDNIMNKEVIPVLKNIIDVDLDKYYNTVLNRFANPYIKDTITRICFDNSNKQPKFIIDSIKSGIKNNVNVDGLILTCALWCRYSIGTDENNKAIDINDGRKDKLKELALEAKTNPIVFIQMEDIYGNLAQNEYFANTFSKFLNSIWENGVENTVINYNKQ; via the coding sequence ATGATATTAAATAAAAATTTCTTAGAAAACAAATCTTTCAATAAGGCTGATTATAATTATAATCAAGCTGATTTGACTGCAGGTATTATACATATAGGTGTTGGAAATTTCCATAGATCACATGAAGCATATTATTTAGATGCTTTATTTAATAAAAGAAAAGATTTAAACTATGGTATCGTAGGTGCAGGTTTAAGAGAATATGATTCTTTTATGAGAAATGATCTTTTAAAACAAGATTGCTTAACAACAGTTGTTTCAAGAGATAGTGAAACTACAAGTGTACGTGTTTTACAATCAATGATTGATTTTATTGAAGTTGATAATAAATTATTAGTTGAGTCTTTAATAAATGAAAATATTAAAATAGTTTCACTTACAATTACTGAAGGTGGTTACTATATTGATTCTTATGGTAACTTTAATATTCAAAACGAAGAAATTCAAGCAGATATTAAAAATCCAGATAGCCCAAATACTGCATTTGGTATATTAATTAAAGCACTTAAAATTAGAAAAGAAAAAGGTCTTGCTCCTTTTACTTTATTAACTTGTGACAATATAGCTCATAATGGAGATGTATTAAAAAATGTAGTAGTTAAATTATCTGCTGCAATAGATCCAGCATTAAGTGAATATATTGAAAAAAATGTAGCTTTCCCAAATTCTATGGTTGATAGAATTACACCAACTGCAACAGATGCTGATAGAGCATTTATTCAAAGTGAATATGGATATATTGATAATAGACCTGTTTTTTGTGAACCATTTATTCAATGGATTATAGAAGATAACTTTTGTAATGGAAGACCAGCTTTAGAAGAAGTAGGTGTTATGTTTGTGGAAGACATCGAAGCATATGAATTAATGAAAATCAGAATGCTTAATGGTTCTCATGCTGCTATCTCATCTGTGAGTGCATTATTAAATATTGATTATGTTCATGAAGCATTAGAACACAAAACTGTAAAAACTTTTTTAGATAATATTATGAATAAAGAAGTAATACCTGTATTAAAAAATATTATTGATGTTGATTTAGATAAGTATTATAATACTGTTTTAAATAGATTTGCTAATCCATATATTAAAGATACGATTACAAGGATTTGTTTTGATAATTCAAACAAACAACCTAAATTTATTATAGATAGTATTAAAAGCGGAATTAAAAACAATGTAAATGTTGACGGTTTAATATTAACGTGTGCTTTATGGTGTCGTTATTCAATTGGTACTGATGAAAATAATAAAGCAATAGATATAAATGATGGTAGAAAAGATAAATTAAAAGAGTTGGCTTTAGAAGCAAAAACTAATCCAATAGTTTTCATTCAAATGGAAGATATCTACGGAAATTTAGCACAAAACGAATATTTTGCAAATACATTCTCAAAATTCTTAAACAGTATTTGGGAAAATGGTGTTGAAAATACAGTTATAAATTATAATAAACAATAG